A region of Rubrobacter calidifluminis DNA encodes the following proteins:
- the cas1b gene encoding type I-B CRISPR-associated endonuclease Cas1b, which yields MKKPVYIFNAGELQRQQNTLRFTLADGGRRFVPVETTGEIHVFGEISVNTKLLVFLSQNAIPLHVYNYYGYWSGSYMPREQYSSGYMTLQQASHYLDPEKRIELARTFVRGAISNMERVLGYYARRGVQLEDALSGLAAKKEALPLALTTEELMALEGGCRDLYYGCWDEIVKSGDFRFEKRTRRPPANRINALVSFGNSLLYVTALSEIYRTHLDPRIGYLHTTNQRRYTLNLDVAEIFKPVIVDRVIFSLLNRGTIQAKHFLKGTEGVFLNENGRKTFIEAYEARLKETIKHPKLGRPVSYRRLIRMELYKLEKHLMGDEPYEPFVSRW from the coding sequence ATGAAAAAGCCGGTCTACATCTTCAACGCCGGAGAGCTGCAACGTCAGCAGAACACGCTGCGCTTCACGCTGGCGGACGGGGGCAGGCGGTTCGTGCCGGTGGAGACGACGGGTGAGATCCACGTCTTCGGCGAGATCTCGGTGAACACGAAGCTCCTGGTCTTCCTCTCGCAGAACGCTATCCCGCTGCACGTCTACAACTACTACGGCTACTGGTCAGGCTCGTACATGCCGCGCGAGCAGTATTCCTCGGGATACATGACGCTCCAGCAGGCCTCCCACTACCTTGATCCGGAGAAGCGCATCGAGCTGGCCCGAACCTTCGTGCGCGGGGCGATATCGAACATGGAGCGGGTGCTCGGCTACTACGCGCGGCGCGGCGTACAGCTGGAAGACGCCCTCTCCGGGCTGGCGGCGAAGAAGGAGGCTCTCCCGCTGGCTCTCACGACGGAGGAACTGATGGCGCTCGAGGGCGGTTGCCGAGATCTGTACTACGGTTGCTGGGACGAGATCGTAAAGAGCGGAGACTTCCGCTTCGAGAAGCGCACCCGCCGCCCTCCGGCGAACAGGATCAACGCGCTCGTCTCCTTCGGCAACAGCCTGCTCTACGTCACCGCGCTCTCAGAGATATACCGCACACACCTCGACCCGCGCATCGGGTACCTGCACACCACCAACCAGCGCCGCTACACGCTCAATCTGGACGTGGCCGAGATCTTCAAACCCGTCATCGTGGACCGGGTGATCTTCTCCCTGCTCAACCGGGGTACGATACAGGCAAAGCACTTCCTGAAGGGAACGGAAGGGGTCTTTCTGAACGAAAACGGACGCAAAACGTTCATCGAAGCGTACGAGGCGCGCCTGAAAGAAACCATCAAACACCCGAAACTCGGTCGCCCGGTCTCCTATCGGCGCCTCATACGGATGGAGCTCTACAAACTCGAGAAACACCTGATGGGTGACGAGCCTTACGAACCGTTCGTAAGCCGGTGGTAG
- the cas2 gene encoding CRISPR-associated endonuclease Cas2, giving the protein MYVIMVYDVNVKRVVKVLKIGRKYLEHVQNSVLEGELSPAQYKKLKHEVSRAIEPEEDAVRFYLLRSTRYLSTEELGLPSRSEQETSFL; this is encoded by the coding sequence GTGTACGTGATCATGGTCTACGACGTCAACGTAAAGCGCGTGGTCAAAGTGCTCAAGATAGGCCGCAAGTACCTCGAGCATGTCCAGAACTCCGTCCTCGAAGGTGAACTCAGCCCCGCACAGTACAAGAAGCTCAAGCACGAGGTGAGCAGGGCTATAGAACCCGAGGAAGACGCCGTGCGTTTCTACCTGCTCCGCAGCACGAGATACCTCTCCACCGAAGAGCTCGGACTCCCCTCCCGCTCAGAGCAGGAGACCAGCTTCCTGTAG